In Gimesia panareensis, the genomic window CTGCGTGCCCGCTCTGTTTCTGCTTCCATGTAATGCTGAGTCCAGTTCCAGCCTTTGCGTTTGACCAGGTTCTGTGCCTCAAGCGGATCCTGATCGACGTTCAGACCAATCACCGTTAACTTTTGCTCCTGGTATTGTGCGGTCAGCGCCTGAATCTCAGGCATACTTTTCAAACAGGGGGCACACCAACTGGCCCAGGCCTGCAGCAGGACATAGCGGCCTTTCAGCTCATAAATGGAGTGCGCCTGGCCTGCCGGGTCTGTGAATTCAAATGCATACAGATTCGATCCCTGCTGTGGCCCCAGTTTGCAGGGAACGGTCAGTTGACCCAGAGCCAGCGTTCCTGATTTCAGATTCTGCTCTGTGACTTCGACCGGGATGATTTTCTGGCCAACCGGATTGACCAGACAGCCTGCCGGGGGCTCATACAGTTGCACCAGCAGGTCATACTTTCCCGGTGGCACACCATTGATTTTCAGCTGGCCATCAGGGGCCAGTTTCACGAAATAGTAGGCTCGGGTGCGCTGCCAGGTGGCAAAATTCGGATCCTCCAGAGCTGCGAGCCGCAGCGGTTGTGTAGGATCGAAGTTTAAGCTGGGAGCATCTACTGGCCAGTCCAGCCCACCCTCACGACGGATCAGGTAATTGATCGACCATTTTTTATTCAAAGGGGCCTGATCGCGACCGGTTTCGACGACCGTGCCCGTTAGCGTGACTCCCTGATTCCCCAGTGCAATCGTTTTATGGTCGCCCGGTTGGAGATCCAATGGAATCGACTGACCGGAGGTCAGCGGCGAATCAACCCAGGGACCCAGTATCGCGCGAACGGAGCCTGCAATCGGAGGGAGCTGTTTGAATTCAAAGCGTCCATTTTTATCGGTGAGTACAGTATAGGTGTCTTGAAGTCGTGCTGATCCCAGGGGGTGCTCTTGAATCGGCTTGAACTGAATCGTTTCACCTCCGATCGGTTTGCCTGCCTGCATGAGTCTGCCTGAAACAGACGCCCAGGGTTTCAAAGTTAAAGTGCCGATCTCCTCTCCCGGCTGACGCAGGACTTCTGCATAACCGGACGCATGCGTCGCGCGAATGCGGGTCGGTTCGAAAGTCGCGGCGATTTCGAACTCCCCTTCTGTAGTGGTATTAGCCGGCATGCCCTCTGGATCTGATTTGCCATTACTGACGATCGGAACAATGGTCGGAGTACCGAGCCTGATCGCCGCATTCACAACCGGTTTCCCATCCGAATTGACAACCTTACCTCTTCTGGCAGGAGCTGGTTCCAGAGTAAAATTCTGTATAACGGATCCATCTCCGAGGCCATACGAAGATTGACTCAACGCAGATCGATAGCCGTCCGCTTCGATGCGGATCAGGCGACGGTAGTCGTCCATGGTGGGGTCTAATGTGATCTTAAATTTGCCTGCTTTGCCTTTCACAGCATTTGAAAATGAGGTCGTTAAAAAGTCGGGACGAAATTCAATCACAGGGATGACGCGAAACGTTGATACGGGTTTACCGGTCCTGGCATCGGTTACATTTCCAGAGATCGTCAAAGGGTAATCCAGTTGGATGACATGTGGTTTTTCCGTCGCGACCAGAGTCACTGATTTAGCACCGGACTTACCCAGGATGCGGTACGTGACAGGATCATCGGGTGCCCAGTCCCAGACATAGATGCCGTTTTCGTCGGCGTGTGTGGGAATTTCGGAATTGAGTACATTCGGGTGCCGCACGTTGTAGAGTGACTTGGCTCCATGCCAACCCTGCAGACTGACGGAGGCTTTGGGGACCGGATTGCCATCAGCGTCTACGATTTTAAGCGTGAGCCGTTTTCCCGGCTTCATGGCAAAGGTCAGTTCTTTCAGCGATTGATTCACGTCAACGATTTGACGTACGGGCATGAAACCGGGAGCGACAACCGTCACGGGATGCTTCCCCGGCGGAAGCGAGAGGGTTTCGAAATGTCCTGACTGATCGATCTTTGTTTCATTGACGGTACTGCCGAAGTAGGGGGCATCGTTCCAGACGACGATCCCTTTCGTGACCGGATCGCCGGCTGTATTGAAGATGGTCCCTTTAATGCTTTGACCACGACGCAGTACGATTCTGGCAGTGCCGTCCCTCAGCATGGCGGTCGTCAGATTCTGCAGCGCCTGCAGCTCTCCCCATCTGGAATCACTGATGTAGTCCTGGTGGGTAAACTTGAGGCGGAATCGAACATCTTCTCCCGGTTGCTTTGCCGGTGCGATGTTGACAGACCATTTCCCTGTTTTATCTGTGACGGCTTCCGTACTGATGCTGATGATTGGTCGTGGATCCGCACTTTTGTCTGGTTTACCCACCGTCAAGCTGACACTGACGGTTACCTTGGGAATCGGCTGACCATTCTCGTCGACGACCACCCCGGAAATCTGTGTGCCGCGAGCGAGTTGAAATTCAAAGTGATCCGGGATCTGTTTTTCTTTCTCCGGATCACCTTCACCAAAACTGATATATTCAGAAACATAGTCGGGCCTGCTGACCCAGAGGCGCATACTCTGGGTCTGAGCGGGAAGTTTGAGTGTCATCACACCATCAGAGTCTGCCACGAGATCGGAGTTGACGATGCGGATTTTTTTCGATTCATTGTGATAAACGACATTCGCAAACAGTTTCGCTCCGGGAAGGGGTTTGCCCTGTTCGTCACACACCCGAAATTCCATCTTTCGAGATTTCGAAGACGCCTGATTATTTTTCGCTGCAGATTTTTTTTCAGCAGGCAGTGACGCGGAGAGTGACAGTAGCAGAATTGCGAGCAGTATCCGAGACAGCCAGAGGTGCCTCCGGATTGTTTTAAACCGGTAAGAGTGCATGAGCGCGCTCCAAAAACGGAAAAGTAGAAATGCATTTGGCGGGAAACGTGCTGATGTGCCTCAGGACTAATGTATAGGCGAAAGCACGTGAAGTCAAACTGAAACTGTTGAATGAAACCTCAGTCGCTGTCTTCTTCCGTCTCAGCAGGCTGATTTTCCAGGTAATCTTTCACATAGAGTTCCTGGATCGCGACCTTACCGGCTGCCAGAATTGGGGAGGCGATGGCTGCTCCCAGAAAGCCGAACAGGACTCCCATGATAGCCTGAAACGAAATGAGCAGAGCCGGGGGCAACGAGACCTGCTGCTTTTGAATTAACGGCGTGATGACATAACTCTCCACCAGCTGCAGGCCGATAAATGCAGGGACGACCAGAGCGGCTGTGGTGACACCTTGTGGCAGGGCGACCAGGATTGCCAGGATAAAGGCAATCGCGGCACCGATGTTGGGAATGAATGTGAGCAGGCCGGTGATGAATCCTAACGTTCCCGCCATGGGGACGCCGATCAGCAGCAGGACCAGCCATGCGCCTATACCAGTCACCAGCATGGAACCGAAGCGGCCGATCAACCAGTGCCAGAGAGTGTCACCCAGTTGGATCATCAATTGTCTGAGGCGCTCGCGCCGCTCGGGGGGAAACAACATGACTGTTCCCTCTCGGTAGGTCGTGGGCGATGTTGCCAGAAAGAGGCCGACGAACAGGATCAGCACCGTATTCACCACCAGGCCGAATGTCGACTTAAACATGGTCCCGGCGAAACTGAAAGCCTGTCGGGCGGTCCCTTTAAGGGAGCTGAGATCGGGCTCTGAGGCTTCTCCGGAAGTGTTTTGTTTTTCGTCAGGCGTTTGTCTCGGCGGCTGCTCTCCGGAGGCGGAGCTGGATGAGTCTGATTGTGCTGTGTCCTGATTCTGACGTCGATCCGATTCCGGGAAAAGCCTGCGATCCAGAAAGGGAGTCGAGCGAATGACTGACCTGACGGTGGAATATTGTTCCGTCCAACTGCGAACCTTCTCCACCCCTTTTTCTATCTGCTGGCTGGCCTGTTCGACCTGTTGATTGATCTGCACAAAGAAAAATGCCGTGATACCCGCACTGAGACAGGCTAACGCAACAACCAGAGAAGCCAGACTCGCCTGATAGGGGAGCCGGGTTTGCTGGCTTAACCAACGGCTGGAGTGATTCAGAAAGACGCCAAACAGGATCGCCAGGAAGAGTGTGAAGATCACCTCCCACATAACGACCAGCACCGCGGCAAGGATCACAACAAATATGAGCGCTATAATTGCATGAGCCAGTTTGCTGGAAGAACCGGTTTGCGAATGCTCTTTCAAGCGAACGACTGCTCGATCTCTTACCCCGGGCTGGTCTGATTCTGTGCTGGTTTCCTGACCTGCCTGGTGCATGGACCTGAACCCCCTCTCTGAATTGAAAACGAATGCTGCACTAGCCGATGCCGGCGATTTCGCCTGAGCGTCTCAACGGAGACTTAAGCATCAGATCTATAATTCGCAAACGTTGTGCCAACTCTCAGAGAAGAGTCAGAGTCATGCTTTGAATAGATTTCTATTATTTTATACGTAAAAATTCCAGAAAAACAGAGAAAAAATCGGAATCCCTGGTGTCTGACCGCGCAGGCTGCGCGGTGGGAAGACAGTCAAGATACCTGGAATGGCCTTATCATTGGTAAACATAAGAGATACGTTCATTCTTCGTGGCGCCTTTCACCGTCCAGTCCAGATGCAGGGTCTCGTCTTTCAGACTCAGCGTAGCGGTATAGAGATCTTCGCTGCAGACATGTGGTTCGATTGAGTCCCATTGGGTATCTGAAGTCTGCTGCAGATCGAACAAATAAACGGGATTTGTGATTCCGAAACGCAAGTGTTCCAGCCGCAACTGTTTCTGCTCAGAGAAGGCACTCCAGCGATAAACGTTCGTAAAACGGAGGACCTGCCCGTTCGGCGGTGACCACTGGCCGGATTCATGAAACAGCATCGTCTGCGGATTGATGCACTCGACTTTGACTACTCCGGTCCCGGTCCCATTCCAGCCGCTGCCGGAATCGAAGGATTGTGCTGTGAAGGTCAGACTTTTGATCGTTGCCAGGCATTTCCAGAGTGCCGACAGGTCCAGGGTGGCAGACATCGGGTTGTACTTTTCGTATTTGTTAAAGAAACGGTCGCCGGTTTAGAGTCAGTAAGAAAATCAGAAAAACAAGTATTCCAGAAATGACACAATAGCTACAGCTACAAAAATGAATGTGTTCAACAGCAGTATCATCGCAATCATCGAAAAAATCAGCCCGCCGTTCATACATGTGGTCGGCATCGTAAACCCCCAAGTGAGGAAGACAACCACTGCCAGGACCGCTGCCCAGTAAA contains:
- a CDS encoding carboxypeptidase regulatory-like domain-containing protein; this translates as MCDEQGKPLPGAKLFANVVYHNESKKIRIVNSDLVADSDGVMTLKLPAQTQSMRLWVSRPDYVSEYISFGEGDPEKEKQIPDHFEFQLARGTQISGVVVDENGQPIPKVTVSVSLTVGKPDKSADPRPIISISTEAVTDKTGKWSVNIAPAKQPGEDVRFRLKFTHQDYISDSRWGELQALQNLTTAMLRDGTARIVLRRGQSIKGTIFNTAGDPVTKGIVVWNDAPYFGSTVNETKIDQSGHFETLSLPPGKHPVTVVAPGFMPVRQIVDVNQSLKELTFAMKPGKRLTLKIVDADGNPVPKASVSLQGWHGAKSLYNVRHPNVLNSEIPTHADENGIYVWDWAPDDPVTYRILGKSGAKSVTLVATEKPHVIQLDYPLTISGNVTDARTGKPVSTFRVIPVIEFRPDFLTTSFSNAVKGKAGKFKITLDPTMDDYRRLIRIEADGYRSALSQSSYGLGDGSVIQNFTLEPAPARRGKVVNSDGKPVVNAAIRLGTPTIVPIVSNGKSDPEGMPANTTTEGEFEIAATFEPTRIRATHASGYAEVLRQPGEEIGTLTLKPWASVSGRLMQAGKPIGGETIQFKPIQEHPLGSARLQDTYTVLTDKNGRFEFKQLPPIAGSVRAILGPWVDSPLTSGQSIPLDLQPGDHKTIALGNQGVTLTGTVVETGRDQAPLNKKWSINYLIRREGGLDWPVDAPSLNFDPTQPLRLAALEDPNFATWQRTRAYYFVKLAPDGQLKINGVPPGKYDLLVQLYEPPAGCLVNPVGQKIIPVEVTEQNLKSGTLALGQLTVPCKLGPQQGSNLYAFEFTDPAGQAHSIYELKGRYVLLQAWASWCAPCLKSMPEIQALTAQYQEQKLTVIGLNVDQDPLEAQNLVKRKGWNWTQHYMEAETERARRLTVSSVPIYFLVGPDGVVTSVSKDWNEMQQTINKLLKEKSAP
- a CDS encoding AI-2E family transporter, translated to MHQAGQETSTESDQPGVRDRAVVRLKEHSQTGSSSKLAHAIIALIFVVILAAVLVVMWEVIFTLFLAILFGVFLNHSSRWLSQQTRLPYQASLASLVVALACLSAGITAFFFVQINQQVEQASQQIEKGVEKVRSWTEQYSTVRSVIRSTPFLDRRLFPESDRRQNQDTAQSDSSSSASGEQPPRQTPDEKQNTSGEASEPDLSSLKGTARQAFSFAGTMFKSTFGLVVNTVLILFVGLFLATSPTTYREGTVMLFPPERRERLRQLMIQLGDTLWHWLIGRFGSMLVTGIGAWLVLLLIGVPMAGTLGFITGLLTFIPNIGAAIAFILAILVALPQGVTTAALVVPAFIGLQLVESYVITPLIQKQQVSLPPALLISFQAIMGVLFGFLGAAIASPILAAGKVAIQELYVKDYLENQPAETEEDSD
- a CDS encoding DUF6314 family protein, with product MSATLDLSALWKCLATIKSLTFTAQSFDSGSGWNGTGTGVVKVECINPQTMLFHESGQWSPPNGQVLRFTNVYRWSAFSEQKQLRLEHLRFGITNPVYLFDLQQTSDTQWDSIEPHVCSEDLYTATLSLKDETLHLDWTVKGATKNERISYVYQ